In Bremerella cremea, one DNA window encodes the following:
- the scpB gene encoding SMC-Scp complex subunit ScpB: MRNRRMQRLEAILFLAKQPLSSRKLAQLANLADGTEARTLVRSLNRLYDAAHRAFRVEELAGGYQLLTRGKFADWVRRVVGSDDPTRLSTPAMETLAIIAYRQPVLRADVEAIRGVNCGEIIRQLMDRDLVQIRGRSEELGRPFLYATTAAFLRMFGFRSLDDLPRKDEFRRFEAETEASTASQVDDHKETSVTITLAPNSPAYSGESEIMPVAIWNPQEPSAQAPPIEDEEDELYDDDDGADDEIPDEDDDEDDDYDEDWDDDFDDDDDEEEDDDLDEEEDSEWEEVEDDEWDDEEDDDDFDDDDEEDDEDWDDDEEE, from the coding sequence GTGCGGAACCGTCGAATGCAGCGGTTAGAGGCGATTTTGTTCCTCGCCAAACAACCACTAAGTTCTCGCAAATTGGCCCAGCTTGCCAACTTGGCGGATGGAACCGAAGCCCGTACACTAGTGCGTTCCCTGAATCGGCTATATGACGCCGCCCACCGTGCGTTTCGCGTGGAGGAGTTAGCTGGCGGATACCAGTTGTTGACTCGGGGAAAGTTCGCCGACTGGGTTCGGCGGGTGGTTGGTAGCGATGACCCGACTCGGTTGTCGACTCCGGCCATGGAAACACTGGCGATTATTGCCTATCGGCAGCCTGTCCTGCGGGCAGATGTCGAGGCGATACGTGGTGTTAATTGTGGCGAGATTATTCGCCAATTGATGGACCGAGACTTGGTTCAAATTCGCGGTCGCAGCGAGGAATTGGGTAGACCTTTCCTTTATGCGACAACCGCCGCGTTTTTGAGAATGTTTGGGTTTCGGTCCTTGGACGATTTGCCCCGTAAAGACGAGTTTCGACGATTCGAAGCCGAGACCGAGGCGTCTACGGCCTCTCAGGTTGACGATCACAAGGAGACATCGGTGACAATCACACTTGCCCCAAATTCCCCGGCTTATAGCGGCGAATCCGAAATCATGCCTGTGGCAATTTGGAACCCGCAAGAACCGTCCGCACAAGCCCCGCCTATCGAAGACGAAGAAGACGAGTTGTATGACGACGACGATGGGGCCGACGACGAAATCCCAGATGAAGATGACGACGAAGACGACGACTACGATGAAGATTGGGACGATGACTTCGACGATGACGACGACGAGGAAGAAGACGACGACCTCGACGAAGAAGAAGACAGCGAATGGGAAGAAGTCGAAGACGATGAATGGGATGACGAAGAAGACGACGACGACTTCGACGACGATGATGAAGAAGACGACGAAGATTGGGACGACGACGAGGAAGAATAA
- a CDS encoding plasma-membrane proton-efflux P-type ATPase has protein sequence MHQQNDPHGKSPASTKTQENWDELTLDQLEERLKCSLDGLTSADAQQRLADRGYNELTEVETNFYLKFLSYFWGPIPWMIEIAAILSALVQHWADFFIILTLLIVNAVVGFWEEFQAGNAIAALKSKLALGARVKRDGKWQQVPARELVPGDLIRIRLGDITPADARLLAGDPIEVDQSALTGESLPVTRKTNDSIFSGSIIRQGETDALVYGTGADTFFGRTANLVQASNTTSHFQKAVLKIGDFLIVIAVVLVVLILIVALFRGDPLAETLQFALVLTVAAIPVAMPTVLSVTMSVGARLLAQAETIVSRLASIEELAGMDVLCSDKTGTLTKNALTLGEPFLLAGVTKDQILRAAALASRAEDRDAIDLAILAGAKGAVEGTLPAIEHYQPFDPVSKRTEAKFHENDGTAHCVSKGAPQVILGLADNADQIQASYEEAIDQFAQRGFRSLGVAQTDANGKWQVLGVLPLFDPPRDDSATTIAQAKQMGCDVKMVTGDQVAIGKEIAGQLNIGTNLLDAKIFKDVDYHHSARIDQMIEDADGFAQVYPEHKYHIVDVLQEHGHIVGMTGDGVNDAPALKKADCGIAVSGATDAARAAADIVLLSPGLSVVIDAIRESRKIFQRMNSYAIYRIAETIRVLLFMTLSILVFNFYPVTAVMIVMLALLNDGAILSIAYDRVRYSNQPEKWNMPLVLGISSVLGLAGVVASFGLFYLAERVFKLDSATIQSLIYLKLSVAGQLTIFVTRTRGPFWSIAPAKTLLLAVLGAQLVATLIAVYGVFMAPIGWEKAGLVWIYALSWFLVNDRLKLIAYRLFDPSEEAWLDKAGTPIHRLLGRFHR, from the coding sequence ATGCACCAGCAGAACGATCCCCATGGCAAATCCCCTGCGAGTACCAAGACGCAGGAAAATTGGGACGAGCTTACCTTAGACCAGCTTGAAGAGCGGCTGAAATGTTCGCTTGACGGCCTCACTTCCGCTGATGCTCAGCAACGTTTAGCCGATCGCGGCTACAACGAGCTGACGGAAGTCGAGACCAACTTCTATCTGAAATTTCTATCGTATTTCTGGGGGCCGATTCCCTGGATGATCGAAATCGCGGCCATTTTGTCCGCTTTGGTTCAGCACTGGGCCGACTTCTTCATCATTCTAACCTTACTCATCGTCAACGCGGTGGTTGGCTTTTGGGAAGAATTTCAAGCTGGCAACGCGATTGCCGCACTAAAATCGAAACTGGCCCTCGGCGCACGCGTCAAACGAGACGGCAAGTGGCAGCAGGTACCAGCTCGGGAACTGGTCCCTGGCGATCTGATCCGCATTCGCCTGGGCGATATTACCCCCGCCGATGCCCGCTTGCTGGCAGGGGACCCGATTGAAGTCGACCAATCGGCCCTCACCGGCGAGTCGTTGCCGGTCACTCGTAAGACGAACGACTCGATTTTCTCAGGCTCGATCATTCGCCAAGGCGAGACCGATGCACTCGTCTACGGAACCGGCGCCGATACGTTCTTTGGACGAACGGCCAACTTGGTTCAAGCCAGCAATACAACCAGCCACTTCCAGAAAGCCGTTCTGAAAATCGGTGACTTTTTGATTGTCATCGCGGTAGTTTTAGTGGTTTTGATCTTAATTGTGGCCCTATTTCGTGGCGATCCCCTAGCCGAAACGCTTCAATTTGCCCTGGTTTTGACCGTGGCGGCCATTCCGGTGGCGATGCCAACCGTGCTTTCGGTCACCATGTCGGTCGGAGCCCGACTACTCGCTCAAGCAGAAACGATCGTCAGCCGTTTGGCCTCGATCGAAGAGCTCGCCGGGATGGATGTGCTTTGCTCGGACAAAACCGGAACACTCACCAAAAACGCACTGACCTTGGGCGAGCCCTTTCTGCTAGCAGGAGTCACCAAAGATCAAATCCTCCGCGCGGCGGCCCTGGCTTCGCGGGCAGAAGATCGAGATGCAATCGACCTGGCAATTTTGGCCGGGGCAAAGGGAGCGGTCGAAGGTACGCTGCCTGCGATTGAACATTACCAACCGTTCGATCCTGTGAGCAAACGGACCGAAGCGAAGTTTCACGAAAACGATGGGACAGCCCATTGCGTAAGCAAAGGGGCTCCGCAAGTGATTCTGGGCTTGGCGGACAACGCCGATCAGATTCAAGCGTCCTACGAAGAGGCAATCGATCAGTTCGCCCAACGAGGTTTCCGCTCGCTGGGTGTCGCCCAAACCGATGCCAATGGAAAATGGCAAGTTCTCGGCGTGCTTCCTTTGTTCGATCCACCCCGGGACGACTCTGCCACTACCATTGCCCAAGCCAAGCAAATGGGCTGCGACGTGAAAATGGTGACCGGCGATCAGGTTGCCATCGGTAAGGAAATCGCCGGGCAGCTAAACATCGGCACCAATCTTCTTGATGCGAAGATCTTCAAAGATGTCGACTACCACCACTCGGCCCGTATCGATCAAATGATTGAAGACGCCGATGGCTTCGCCCAAGTTTATCCGGAACACAAATACCACATTGTGGACGTTCTGCAGGAACATGGGCACATTGTGGGCATGACCGGAGATGGAGTGAACGATGCCCCAGCGCTGAAGAAAGCAGACTGTGGCATTGCCGTTTCTGGGGCAACCGATGCTGCCCGCGCCGCCGCTGATATCGTGCTGCTCTCGCCAGGTTTGTCGGTGGTGATCGATGCGATTCGGGAGTCTCGCAAAATCTTTCAACGGATGAACAGCTACGCGATTTATCGTATTGCCGAGACGATTCGCGTGCTGCTGTTCATGACCCTTTCGATCCTGGTTTTCAACTTCTACCCGGTGACGGCGGTGATGATCGTGATGCTGGCGTTGTTGAACGACGGCGCGATTTTATCGATCGCTTACGATCGCGTTCGCTATTCCAACCAGCCCGAGAAGTGGAACATGCCGTTAGTCTTGGGAATTTCCAGCGTGCTGGGCTTGGCTGGCGTGGTCGCTTCGTTTGGCTTGTTCTATTTAGCCGAACGAGTTTTCAAGCTCGACTCTGCCACCATCCAGTCGCTGATCTATCTCAAGCTTTCGGTCGCCGGTCAGTTAACGATTTTCGTCACACGAACCCGTGGCCCGTTCTGGTCGATCGCGCCAGCCAAAACTTTGCTATTGGCCGTTTTAGGAGCCCAGTTGGTGGCCACATTGATCGCCGTATACGGTGTCTTCATGGCGCCCATCGGTTGGGAAAAAGCGGGGCTGGTTTGGATTTACGCCTTGTCGTGGTTCCTGGTGAACGATCGCCTGAAGCTAATCGCCTATCGCCTGTTCGATCCCAGCGAAGAAGCCTGGCTCGATAAAGCAGGCACCCCCATCCATCGCCTGCTGGGTCGGTTCCACCGTTAA
- a CDS encoding DUF1963 domain-containing protein: protein MTRTDISLDRLVSKYGLERHNALIQDGVEPAVRLNVGSKAGRSLRIGTSKFGGLPHLAEGTFWPVRPNAEHPLQFLAQFHLASLPEECREAVPLPRDGWLYFWFDILADWQSNHTCLLRPESREYPFGWVTFAPEEAPLLRSEFPELREPKVPANQKLPHYQPPMFRPYSEHRVSFRRALSLDKDSLKLLLTRADEMTEEDVDSNEWSRALEMMQEMHGHRRGKRRIDHRLLGSVHEPLGTDMRVDAQRFYEQRTGKPASDDLKSWIMLAKFDSDDTIQHHEQDAGWRWGNGGSLCFWIRRTDLENTDFEKAVAVIGNTG from the coding sequence ATGACGAGAACGGATATATCCCTGGATCGCCTGGTCAGCAAATATGGACTAGAACGTCACAACGCTTTGATTCAAGATGGCGTTGAACCAGCGGTCCGTTTGAATGTAGGTTCGAAGGCTGGTCGTTCGTTGCGGATAGGCACTTCCAAATTTGGCGGACTTCCTCATCTAGCCGAAGGCACCTTTTGGCCGGTTCGGCCCAATGCCGAGCACCCGCTTCAGTTTCTAGCCCAGTTTCATTTGGCCAGTTTACCCGAGGAATGCCGCGAAGCGGTGCCACTGCCGCGCGATGGCTGGCTTTACTTTTGGTTCGATATCTTAGCCGATTGGCAATCGAACCATACCTGTTTGCTACGACCAGAATCGAGGGAGTATCCGTTCGGCTGGGTTACTTTCGCCCCGGAAGAAGCCCCTCTGCTTCGATCAGAATTTCCCGAATTGAGGGAACCTAAAGTACCTGCCAATCAGAAACTTCCCCACTATCAGCCTCCCATGTTCCGTCCCTATTCGGAACATCGCGTTAGCTTCCGCCGCGCGCTATCGCTGGATAAGGACTCGCTGAAACTTCTTCTAACGCGCGCTGACGAAATGACCGAAGAAGATGTCGACTCGAACGAATGGAGTCGCGCTTTAGAAATGATGCAGGAGATGCACGGCCATCGTCGAGGCAAACGGCGTATCGATCATCGCCTGCTAGGTTCGGTGCACGAACCGCTGGGAACCGACATGCGGGTCGACGCCCAGCGGTTCTACGAACAGCGGACCGGTAAGCCAGCCTCCGACGATCTGAAGTCATGGATCATGCTGGCCAAGTTCGACAGCGACGATACCATCCAACATCACGAACAAGACGCCGGCTGGCGCTGGGGAAACGGCGGGTCGCTTTGCTTTTGGATCCGACGAACGGACCTTGAGAACACCGATTTCGAGAAGGCCGTGGCCGTGATCGGAAACACCGGATAG
- a CDS encoding flagellar basal body-associated FliL family protein — MRTGYVWGFLIGALLLPLLLGCGAEPETVANDATAEEEALPPHEIAIGEYAFRAFDPASNTQTRFDFSLAGLVDEKDLTKLEEEFQKKKIRIRDRVMIVSRESTIEELEDPDLVMFRRRLLKELNRLIDDGKLSDVYVSSFRVKTR, encoded by the coding sequence ATGAGAACCGGCTACGTATGGGGTTTTCTGATCGGAGCGTTGCTGTTGCCTTTGCTATTGGGCTGCGGGGCAGAACCGGAAACGGTAGCGAACGATGCGACCGCTGAGGAAGAAGCATTGCCACCGCACGAGATCGCAATCGGAGAATACGCGTTTCGGGCTTTTGACCCAGCTTCCAACACACAAACGCGGTTCGATTTCTCGTTAGCGGGACTGGTAGACGAGAAAGACCTGACCAAACTCGAAGAAGAGTTCCAGAAGAAGAAAATCCGGATTCGCGATCGGGTAATGATCGTTTCCCGCGAGTCCACCATCGAGGAATTGGAAGATCCCGACTTGGTTATGTTTCGCCGACGGCTGCTAAAAGAGCTGAACCGTCTGATCGACGACGGTAAGCTGAGCGACGTCTATGTCAGCAGCTTTCGCGTAAAAACCCGGTAA
- a CDS encoding REP-associated tyrosine transposase has translation MPNYRRARVPGGMYFFTLVTENRAPIFRDSTYVRLLGKLLREAKQRWPFRVEAMVLLPDHLHAVWGLPRGDDRYSLRWGWIKKEFSREYLRLGGKQQATSRSRRRNRRFGVWQRRFWEHTVQDEDEYRAYLDYIHWNPAKHGHALAPGEWPHSTFNRWVEAGLYEPDWGRLPPDEQRWQKLPIGE, from the coding sequence ATGCCAAATTATCGACGAGCGCGAGTTCCCGGCGGGATGTATTTCTTCACCCTGGTAACAGAAAACCGGGCACCAATCTTTCGCGATTCAACCTACGTACGATTACTTGGCAAATTATTACGCGAGGCAAAGCAAAGATGGCCATTTCGAGTCGAAGCGATGGTCTTGCTGCCTGATCACCTTCATGCGGTTTGGGGCCTACCACGCGGAGACGATCGATATTCGTTGCGATGGGGATGGATCAAGAAAGAGTTCAGTCGCGAGTACCTTCGTTTAGGAGGAAAGCAGCAAGCGACATCGAGATCGCGTCGCCGGAACCGTCGGTTTGGCGTATGGCAACGAAGGTTTTGGGAGCATACGGTTCAAGATGAAGACGAATACCGGGCATACCTCGACTACATCCATTGGAACCCAGCGAAACATGGACACGCCTTAGCCCCTGGGGAGTGGCCTCATTCAACATTCAATCGCTGGGTGGAAGCAGGATTGTATGAACCTGATTGGGGACGTTTGCCCCCTGATGAACAGCGGTGGCAAAAGTTACCCATCGGCGAATGA
- a CDS encoding SPFH domain-containing protein: protein MIEFVVGLTLGFLAYVFFRVVLTGFYVIPPDQRAVITTFGRADRLSSDFNEPLDDPNLTEEEKKRYTYPKVKVVGPGGPYFKMPWQEVHKVNVATRSIDLVWDPTKKQDTIEAVTKDNLTTGVNGQIRYRVSENNMYAFLFGVESPLEHIMGYFVSVLRERIATFSDPKGASLLAKPSDDDDEARTTIDLSEGVSINDLRKNLPLLNAYMEEQCRCTPGRYGVELDAALITTIDPPPEVDRALSAINSTRNQVAADISTAQADAEQQITMSKRAVDIASNNAQAEVAPLRELARTLTQIKSEGGTSALRAYIRDMRVPLLARATSVVQTQDEK from the coding sequence ATGATCGAGTTTGTAGTGGGGCTTACTTTAGGCTTCCTGGCGTACGTATTTTTTCGCGTTGTCTTAACTGGCTTTTATGTGATTCCTCCCGATCAACGGGCCGTGATCACCACCTTTGGCAGGGCCGATCGGCTATCGTCCGATTTCAACGAACCATTGGACGATCCAAACTTAACCGAAGAAGAAAAGAAACGGTACACCTACCCCAAGGTCAAAGTCGTCGGCCCAGGCGGTCCCTATTTTAAGATGCCGTGGCAAGAGGTTCACAAGGTGAACGTCGCCACACGCAGTATCGATCTGGTTTGGGATCCGACCAAGAAACAGGACACCATCGAAGCGGTCACGAAAGACAATCTCACCACCGGCGTCAACGGTCAAATCCGTTACCGCGTGAGTGAAAACAATATGTATGCGTTTCTTTTCGGCGTCGAAAGTCCTTTGGAACATATCATGGGCTACTTCGTTAGCGTGCTGCGCGAACGGATTGCCACCTTCAGCGATCCGAAAGGGGCCAGCTTGCTTGCCAAACCCAGCGACGATGATGACGAAGCCCGTACAACGATCGATCTTTCAGAAGGCGTTTCGATCAACGATTTGCGGAAGAATCTGCCTCTGCTAAATGCCTACATGGAAGAACAATGCCGCTGCACGCCGGGGCGTTATGGGGTGGAACTTGATGCGGCGCTGATTACCACGATCGATCCACCACCGGAGGTCGATCGTGCGCTTTCGGCGATTAACAGCACCCGCAATCAAGTGGCCGCCGATATCAGCACCGCCCAAGCCGATGCCGAGCAACAAATCACCATGAGCAAACGAGCCGTCGATATCGCCTCGAACAACGCCCAAGCTGAAGTCGCTCCACTGCGCGAACTGGCGCGCACGCTCACACAGATCAAATCGGAAGGGGGAACGTCGGCACTGCGGGCATATATCCGCGACATG
- a CDS encoding RNA recognition motif domain-containing protein translates to MKKKLYVGNLPYSYTGTDLENLFSQYGNVAYVSVISDRETGRSRGFGFVEMDSDSDASAAIDALNGYDIDGRKLVVNEAREREGRPGGGGGGRGGDRGGRGGDRGDRGGYRGGR, encoded by the coding sequence GTGAAGAAGAAACTGTATGTGGGGAACCTTCCCTACAGCTACACCGGTACCGACTTGGAAAACCTCTTTTCCCAGTATGGTAATGTCGCTTATGTAAGCGTCATTTCCGATCGCGAAACTGGCCGATCGCGTGGCTTCGGTTTCGTGGAAATGGATTCAGACTCCGATGCCTCAGCGGCGATCGACGCTCTGAATGGTTACGACATCGACGGCCGCAAGTTGGTCGTGAACGAAGCCCGCGAACGCGAAGGTCGTCCTGGTGGCGGCGGTGGCGGTCGTGGTGGTGATCGCGGCGGTCGCGGTGGCGATCGTGGCGACCGCGGTGGATATCGCGGCGGTCGTTAA
- a CDS encoding metallophosphoesterase produces the protein MPAKATDEFTFVSGGDSGSSSAARRTNKLAAIQSPKFVLLGGDLAYENGESSTAFLKFIDNYSADLRDERGHLIPLVACIGNHETVGFYDKTRKEAPFFYAMFDGLYPDTGYATLDFGDYLSVVLTDSGHTSPIEGDQTDWLARQLKAREDHPNVFLVNHVPMYPCVRNADGELHASMRQHWSPLLERYNVDAALEHHDHAFKRTHRMLDGMVNDRGVLYLGDGSWGRIRNPEGPDKRSYLAKSAESYHMSLHCLAGKDRYHMALSDRGKVVDVVHTQKLART, from the coding sequence ATGCCAGCCAAAGCGACCGACGAATTTACCTTCGTCTCTGGCGGCGATAGTGGTTCCAGCAGCGCGGCTCGACGGACGAACAAACTGGCCGCGATTCAATCCCCCAAGTTCGTCCTGCTGGGCGGAGACTTGGCGTACGAAAACGGCGAGTCTTCCACAGCATTTTTGAAGTTCATCGATAACTATTCTGCCGACCTTCGCGACGAGCGCGGGCACCTGATTCCCTTGGTCGCGTGTATCGGCAACCACGAAACGGTCGGCTTCTACGACAAAACACGAAAAGAGGCGCCGTTCTTTTATGCCATGTTCGACGGGCTTTATCCTGATACAGGGTATGCCACGCTCGACTTCGGCGATTACCTTTCGGTCGTGCTCACCGACTCTGGTCACACCTCGCCCATCGAAGGCGATCAAACCGATTGGCTCGCGCGGCAATTGAAAGCGCGGGAAGACCACCCCAACGTCTTTCTAGTGAATCACGTGCCAATGTATCCTTGCGTGCGAAACGCAGACGGTGAACTACATGCCTCGATGCGGCAACATTGGAGCCCGCTGTTGGAACGCTACAACGTCGATGCCGCGCTCGAGCATCACGACCATGCTTTTAAGCGAACGCATCGCATGCTCGACGGGATGGTAAACGACCGAGGCGTTCTCTACCTGGGGGATGGTTCCTGGGGTAGAATTCGTAACCCCGAAGGCCCAGACAAACGTTCGTACTTGGCGAAATCGGCCGAGTCCTATCACATGTCACTGCATTGCCTGGCCGGTAAAGATCGCTATCACATGGCGTTGTCGGATCGCGGGAAAGTGGTTGATGTAGTCCATACACAGAAGCTGGCTCGGACGTAA